One Pseudonocardia sp. HH130630-07 genomic window carries:
- a CDS encoding type I polyketide synthase: MTQTPATLVDDQVAIVGMACRAPGGVRSPQDLRELTLSRGEAFSAFPTDRGWDLAALSGDRPVANGRGGFLDDAAGFDARFFGISPREAVAMDPQQRQLLEVSWEALERAAIDPRTLRGTDAGVFVGLHGQDYAVAAHGSRDDLVGHAMTGMSGAVASGRLAYVLGCGGPAVTLDTASSSSLVALHYAVRSLRSGECSLALAGGACVMSTESGFLGYGRQGGLSPSGRPAPFSDDADGTVWGEGVGLLVLERLADARRHGHPVLAVVRGTAVNQDGASDGLTVPSGAAQERVVASALDDAGLRPADVDVVEAHGTGTRVGDPVEVTALRAAYGAGRERPLLLGSVKSHVGHLQAAAGVISVIASVLAIRTGVLPGLRRLGTPTTRADWSGEVLEPLARTTDWPDTGRPRRAGVSSFGVSGTNAHVVLEQGDGSGPVDGAQAPDDDRLVLWAVSARTATALQTAVEELRGAAAGRSRRDVGHTLAVGRATFDHRAVLLAGPQGTVEVARGRVGDGETALLFGGRAAPAGAGRELAERFPVVATALDDVHAHLHSDGGGGETATFALQVALYRLWESWGVTPRRVAGAAVGEVAAAHVAGVLSLADATALLEARSLLGERPADRAAGPDPELDRFRATVAGLRFAPPRIPVVCGAAGRAATADELADPDRWVPRPGPVADPVAAAQVLHADGVETFLEIGPDATASAAVRTALGERVTTVPTLRGGGDEVTSVLTALGRLHVAGTPVDLAAAVGDGRRVELPGYPFEHRTYWPAPGDGGRTGATGHPLLGARDDLAGAGGLLFSGRVPARAHPWIADHRPGGGGATLPVPALVELVLRAADEVGCDRIDDLRAGDPLPVEEHRTVELQTWLGAANAGRRVVTVHSRTAGTGQPGAEGSGWELRARATVSRGAPAAGGDGSDLPDGAVPLTPAALGERLDGAGFGPDLAGLVGAGWELDDDTWVEVTLPPDVDRAGFGLHPALLTAALGAVGRRGDGSEVPARWRDVALHAEGASAVRVRITRTDGSTLRLEAVDVAGAPVLTVGAIELGRGRTVPVPSAVPDAPDRPARPVRRAAALPGASGAGATGVDVVALTGPHRRRGLRMLVRAEAADVLGLSGPDEVLGRARFKEQGFESLTGAELVNRMAARTGLALQPGLVFDHPTPDLLAGHLADELDARDDGPAPDAAPGPAPGPGPEPGSPDDPLDSEIADASLDRLMDIIDAEIGVA; encoded by the coding sequence ATGACGCAGACACCGGCGACGCTCGTCGACGACCAGGTGGCGATCGTGGGCATGGCCTGCCGCGCACCCGGTGGTGTGCGCAGCCCGCAGGACCTCCGCGAGCTGACCCTGTCCCGGGGCGAGGCGTTCTCCGCGTTCCCCACCGACCGGGGGTGGGACCTCGCCGCGCTGTCCGGTGACCGGCCCGTCGCGAACGGGCGCGGCGGCTTCCTCGACGACGCCGCGGGTTTCGACGCCAGGTTCTTCGGGATCTCCCCGCGCGAGGCGGTGGCCATGGACCCGCAGCAGCGTCAGCTGCTGGAGGTGTCGTGGGAGGCCCTGGAGCGGGCGGCGATCGACCCGCGCACGCTGCGCGGGACCGACGCCGGCGTGTTCGTCGGTCTGCACGGTCAGGACTACGCGGTCGCCGCCCACGGCTCGCGCGACGACCTCGTCGGCCACGCCATGACCGGGATGTCGGGCGCCGTCGCCTCCGGCCGGCTGGCCTACGTGCTGGGCTGCGGCGGACCCGCGGTCACGCTGGACACCGCGTCCTCGTCGTCGCTGGTCGCGCTGCATTACGCGGTGCGGTCGCTGCGCTCCGGCGAGTGCTCGCTGGCGCTGGCCGGCGGTGCCTGCGTGATGTCGACCGAGTCCGGGTTCCTTGGCTACGGACGCCAGGGCGGCCTCTCGCCGTCGGGGCGCCCGGCCCCCTTCTCCGACGACGCCGACGGCACGGTCTGGGGCGAGGGCGTCGGGCTCCTGGTCCTGGAGCGGCTCGCCGACGCCCGCCGCCACGGCCACCCGGTCCTGGCGGTGGTCCGGGGTACCGCGGTCAACCAGGACGGCGCATCGGACGGGCTGACCGTGCCCAGCGGGGCCGCCCAGGAACGGGTCGTCGCCAGCGCACTCGACGACGCGGGGCTGCGGCCCGCGGACGTGGACGTGGTGGAGGCCCACGGAACCGGCACCCGGGTCGGCGACCCGGTGGAGGTCACCGCGCTGCGGGCGGCCTACGGAGCGGGACGCGAGCGTCCGCTGCTGCTCGGCTCGGTGAAGTCGCACGTGGGCCACCTGCAGGCCGCGGCCGGGGTGATCTCGGTGATCGCGTCGGTGCTGGCGATCCGTACCGGGGTGCTGCCGGGCCTGCGCCGGCTGGGGACACCCACCACCCGGGCCGACTGGTCCGGGGAGGTGCTCGAGCCGCTCGCCCGCACCACCGACTGGCCGGACACTGGACGGCCGCGCCGGGCGGGGGTCTCGTCGTTCGGGGTCTCCGGGACGAACGCCCACGTCGTGCTGGAGCAGGGCGACGGGTCCGGGCCGGTGGACGGGGCGCAGGCTCCCGACGACGACCGGCTGGTGCTGTGGGCGGTGTCGGCGCGCACGGCGACCGCGCTGCAGACCGCCGTCGAGGAGCTGCGGGGCGCGGCGGCCGGGCGTTCCCGGCGCGACGTCGGCCACACGCTGGCGGTCGGGCGCGCCACGTTCGACCATCGCGCGGTGCTGCTGGCCGGTCCGCAGGGGACGGTGGAGGTCGCCCGCGGACGCGTGGGCGACGGGGAGACGGCGCTGCTGTTCGGTGGCCGGGCCGCACCGGCCGGGGCCGGCCGGGAGCTGGCGGAGCGGTTCCCGGTCGTCGCCACCGCCCTCGACGACGTCCACGCGCATCTGCACTCCGACGGCGGCGGCGGCGAGACCGCGACGTTCGCGTTGCAGGTGGCGCTGTACCGGCTGTGGGAGTCCTGGGGGGTCACACCCCGCCGGGTGGCCGGGGCGGCGGTGGGGGAGGTCGCCGCGGCACACGTGGCCGGGGTCCTGTCCCTCGCCGACGCGACCGCCCTGCTGGAGGCCCGGTCCCTGCTCGGCGAGCGCCCGGCCGACCGGGCGGCCGGGCCGGATCCGGAGCTGGACCGGTTCCGCGCGACGGTCGCGGGACTGCGGTTCGCACCGCCCCGGATCCCGGTCGTGTGCGGCGCGGCCGGACGTGCCGCCACGGCGGACGAGCTGGCCGACCCCGACCGCTGGGTTCCCCGTCCGGGCCCGGTGGCCGACCCGGTGGCCGCGGCGCAGGTGCTGCACGCCGACGGGGTGGAGACGTTCCTGGAGATCGGGCCGGACGCGACCGCGTCGGCGGCGGTGCGCACCGCGCTCGGCGAGCGGGTTACGACGGTGCCCACGCTGCGCGGCGGCGGCGACGAGGTCACCTCGGTGCTGACCGCGCTGGGCCGGCTGCACGTCGCCGGGACCCCCGTCGATCTCGCGGCGGCGGTCGGGGACGGTCGCCGGGTCGAGCTGCCCGGCTACCCGTTCGAGCATCGGACCTACTGGCCGGCTCCCGGCGACGGCGGCCGGACCGGTGCCACCGGGCATCCCCTGCTCGGCGCCCGCGACGACCTCGCGGGCGCGGGCGGGCTGCTGTTCAGCGGCCGGGTCCCGGCGCGGGCCCACCCGTGGATCGCGGACCACCGGCCGGGCGGCGGTGGCGCCACGCTGCCGGTCCCCGCGCTGGTCGAGCTCGTGCTGCGTGCCGCTGACGAGGTGGGGTGCGACCGGATCGACGACCTGCGCGCGGGCGACCCGTTGCCGGTCGAGGAGCACCGGACCGTCGAGCTGCAGACCTGGCTCGGAGCGGCGAACGCCGGCCGGCGCGTGGTCACGGTGCACAGCCGGACCGCCGGCACGGGGCAGCCCGGTGCCGAGGGGTCCGGCTGGGAGCTGCGTGCCCGGGCGACGGTGTCCCGGGGGGCCCCCGCCGCGGGCGGGGACGGTTCCGACCTGCCCGACGGGGCCGTGCCGCTGACCCCGGCTGCGCTGGGCGAGCGTCTCGACGGGGCCGGGTTCGGCCCGGACCTGGCCGGGCTCGTCGGTGCGGGCTGGGAGCTCGACGACGACACCTGGGTCGAGGTGACGCTGCCGCCGGACGTCGACCGGGCCGGTTTCGGGCTGCACCCTGCTCTGCTCACCGCCGCGCTGGGCGCCGTCGGTCGCCGGGGGGACGGCTCGGAGGTCCCGGCCCGGTGGCGGGACGTGGCGCTGCACGCCGAGGGTGCGAGCGCTGTGCGGGTGCGGATCACCCGCACCGACGGGTCGACGCTGCGGCTCGAGGCCGTCGACGTGGCCGGTGCCCCGGTGCTGACGGTGGGCGCGATCGAGCTGGGCCGCGGCCGGACGGTCCCGGTCCCGTCCGCCGTGCCCGACGCGCCGGACCGGCCCGCCCGCCCGGTGCGCCGGGCCGCGGCGCTGCCGGGCGCCTCCGGCGCCGGCGCTACCGGCGTCGACGTGGTGGCCCTCACCGGGCCGCACCGCAGGCGCGGGCTCCGCATGCTGGTCCGGGCCGAGGCCGCCGACGTGCTGGGGCTGTCCGGTCCGGACGAGGTCCTCGGCCGGGCCCGGTTCAAGGAGCAGGGCTTCGAGTCGTTGACCGGCGCCGAGCTGGTGAACCGGATGGCGGCCCGCACCGGGCTGGCCCTCCAACCCGGCCTGGTGTTCGACCACCCGACCCCGGACCTGCTGGCCGGCCACCTGGCCGACGAGCTGGACGCCCGCGACGACGGTCCGGCCCCCGATGCCGCACCCGGCCCTGCTCCCGGCCCCGGACCGGAGCCCGGGTCCCCGGACGACCCGCTCGACAGCGAGATCGCCGACGCCTCGCTGGACCGGCTGATGGACATTATCGATGCCGAGATCGGCGTGGCCTGA
- a CDS encoding NDP-hexose 2,3-dehydratase family protein encodes MSPAPPALRTADRTLPRRLARSALWDAAGAARAREWIAERNAAHRHDVRRIPFDELRSWAFDPATGNLRHDTGRFFSVEGLQVHTDHGPVRSWSQPIINQPEIGILGILMAEIDGVLHCLLQAKTEPGNVNGVQLSPTVQATRSNYTGVHAGNAVPYLEYFRNPGAGRVLSDVLQSEQGSWFYRKRNRNMVVEVEEPFEAHEDFRWIPLGQVHELCAVDNIVNMDTRTVLAGMPTGFEGMAGTGSGGLADALARSCVASSGGLHTDAEVLSWITDRQSGHEIRTELIPLHDVAHWRRTPDRIRHDPESFFSVIAVAVTATSREVGSWTQPLLEPHGVGRVALLVARFGGVLHALMHARVEPGYLEAVELAPTVQFAPETYRGLGLAPPAFLDVVEEVGRGERVLFDAGLSEEGGRFHHARNRYQIIEVDPVLDDRTTPDHRWLTVAQLNGLLLHNNYVNVQARSLIACLRGLA; translated from the coding sequence GTGAGCCCGGCACCTCCCGCACTCCGGACCGCCGACCGGACGCTGCCCCGGAGGTTGGCCCGTTCGGCGCTGTGGGACGCCGCCGGTGCCGCGCGGGCACGGGAGTGGATCGCCGAGCGCAACGCCGCGCACCGGCACGACGTCCGACGGATCCCCTTCGACGAGCTCCGGAGCTGGGCGTTCGACCCGGCCACCGGCAACCTGCGACACGACACGGGGCGCTTCTTCAGCGTCGAGGGCCTGCAGGTGCACACCGACCACGGCCCGGTCCGGTCCTGGTCCCAGCCGATCATCAACCAGCCCGAGATCGGGATCCTCGGCATCCTGATGGCCGAGATCGACGGCGTGCTGCACTGCCTGCTGCAGGCCAAGACCGAGCCCGGCAATGTCAACGGTGTCCAGCTCAGCCCGACGGTGCAGGCGACGCGGAGCAACTACACCGGCGTCCACGCCGGCAACGCGGTGCCCTACCTCGAGTACTTCCGCAACCCGGGAGCCGGGCGCGTGCTCTCCGACGTGCTGCAGTCCGAACAGGGCTCCTGGTTCTACCGCAAGCGCAACCGGAACATGGTCGTCGAGGTCGAGGAGCCGTTCGAGGCGCACGAGGACTTCCGCTGGATCCCGCTCGGCCAGGTGCACGAGCTGTGCGCCGTGGACAACATCGTCAACATGGACACCCGCACCGTCCTGGCCGGGATGCCCACCGGGTTCGAGGGGATGGCCGGCACCGGGTCCGGTGGGCTCGCCGACGCGCTGGCCCGGTCCTGCGTCGCGTCCAGCGGCGGGCTGCACACCGACGCCGAGGTGCTGAGCTGGATCACCGACCGGCAGTCCGGGCACGAGATCCGCACCGAGCTGATCCCGCTGCACGACGTGGCGCACTGGCGGCGCACCCCCGACCGCATCCGGCACGATCCGGAGAGCTTCTTCAGCGTCATCGCCGTCGCCGTCACCGCGACCAGCCGTGAGGTGGGCAGCTGGACCCAGCCCCTGCTGGAACCGCACGGCGTCGGGCGGGTCGCGCTGCTGGTGGCCCGGTTCGGCGGGGTCCTGCACGCCCTGATGCACGCCCGGGTCGAGCCCGGGTACCTGGAGGCGGTCGAGCTGGCCCCGACCGTCCAGTTCGCCCCCGAGACCTACCGGGGTCTGGGGCTCGCCCCGCCCGCGTTCCTCGACGTCGTGGAGGAGGTGGGACGCGGCGAGCGCGTCCTGTTCGACGCGGGGCTGTCCGAGGAGGGTGGGCGCTTCCACCACGCCCGCAACCGCTACCAGATCATCGAGGTGGACCCCGTGCTCGACGACCGCACGACCCCCGACCACCGCTGGCTCACCGTCGCCCAGCTCAACGGCCTGCTCCTGCACAACAACTACGTCAACGTCCAGGCGCGCAGCCTGATCGCCTGCCTGCGGGGCCTCGCGTGA
- a CDS encoding Gfo/Idh/MocA family protein, whose product MTRPLRLGALGCSEIADRKALPAATSLGEIELVAVASRTRQRAAEFAERHGGRPTGYQELIDAPDVDAVYVSTPAALHHRWTAAALRAGKHVLCEKPLTDNLPDTEELAELAEARDLVLRENFAFLHHPQHTVVADLLRAGRLGSLRTFAATFGIPELPADDIRHSPELGGGALLDVGVYPVRAAQQLLEGPLTVVAATSQVDDRFGVDVSGHVLLHSADGVVADLDFGFRHRYRNRYRLWTSTASLEIDRFFTPPPDHRSLLRIEEQHTTDTVVVEPCDQFRESLRSFAHAATAGPDHRDERAWTAAARETARLLQEIRRVAVRLPGPTRSTVA is encoded by the coding sequence GTGACGCGGCCGCTGCGGCTCGGTGCGCTGGGCTGCTCGGAGATCGCCGACCGCAAGGCGCTGCCCGCGGCGACCTCGCTCGGTGAGATCGAGCTGGTCGCCGTGGCCAGCCGGACCCGGCAGCGCGCGGCCGAGTTCGCCGAGCGGCACGGCGGACGGCCCACCGGCTACCAGGAGTTGATCGACGCCCCGGACGTGGACGCCGTGTACGTCTCGACCCCCGCCGCGCTGCACCACCGGTGGACGGCCGCGGCGCTGCGGGCGGGCAAACACGTGCTCTGCGAGAAGCCGCTGACCGACAACCTCCCCGACACCGAGGAGCTGGCCGAGCTCGCCGAGGCACGCGACCTGGTGCTGCGCGAGAACTTCGCGTTCCTGCACCATCCCCAGCACACGGTGGTGGCGGACCTGCTGCGGGCCGGCCGGCTCGGCTCGTTGCGGACCTTCGCCGCGACGTTCGGCATCCCGGAGCTGCCCGCCGACGACATCCGGCACTCCCCCGAGCTGGGCGGTGGGGCACTGCTCGACGTCGGCGTGTACCCGGTACGGGCGGCCCAGCAGCTGCTCGAGGGCCCCCTCACGGTCGTCGCGGCGACGAGCCAGGTCGACGACCGGTTCGGCGTCGACGTGTCCGGCCACGTCCTGCTGCACTCCGCCGACGGGGTCGTCGCCGATCTCGACTTCGGGTTCCGGCACCGCTACCGCAACCGGTACCGGCTCTGGACCTCCACCGCGTCGCTGGAGATCGACCGCTTCTTCACCCCGCCCCCGGACCACCGGTCGCTGCTGCGGATCGAGGAGCAGCACACCACCGACACGGTCGTGGTCGAACCGTGCGACCAGTTCCGGGAGTCGCTGCGGTCGTTCGCCCACGCCGCGACCGCGGGGCCGGACCACCGTGACGAGCGGGCCTGGACCGCCGCGGCCCGGGAGACCGCCCGTCTGCTGCAGGAGATCCGCCGGGTCGCGGTCCGGCTCCCGGGGCCGACGCGCTCCACCGTCGCCTGA
- a CDS encoding nucleotide disphospho-sugar-binding domain-containing protein, protein MRVLFAISSWTGHYFPMVPLAWAMRAAGHDVRVLCRPSDQADVTAAGLIPVPALDGLDLLRGARLLNVMSLLQGTWPYPEPPPHPDTGEAMDPAGFDIAAWHAENMPAMVASSRAGTDAAVAFGRSWAPDLVVHDQLSLEGPLVSAVTGAPSVLHLWGPAGTADAFAPVGGEQAGLPQDLSDAFTRYGAGTLSHDLADHVLDPCPPPLRTAVAGRDAGIRYVPYNGPGAAPLDLPEPDGRRPRVCVIWGRSVTRTFGPVVNRLPQAVRAAADLGAEVLLLARPEDARDAGPLPDGVRPFHEVPLSLVLPGCEAVVHYAGAGSVMTALTAGVPQLSVPCGFDQPMVAERLSATGAGLHVHNLDADAATLGGALEKLIGQPSYADAARDLARRCAAMPSPAEVVADLEALAAR, encoded by the coding sequence TTCGCCATCTCCTCGTGGACCGGCCACTACTTCCCGATGGTCCCGCTGGCCTGGGCGATGCGGGCCGCCGGACACGACGTCCGCGTGCTCTGCCGTCCCTCCGACCAGGCCGACGTGACCGCGGCAGGACTGATCCCGGTGCCCGCGCTGGACGGCCTCGACCTGCTGCGCGGCGCGCGGCTGCTCAACGTGATGAGCCTGCTGCAGGGGACGTGGCCCTACCCAGAGCCGCCGCCCCACCCCGACACCGGGGAGGCGATGGATCCGGCCGGGTTCGACATCGCGGCGTGGCACGCGGAGAACATGCCCGCCATGGTGGCGTCGTCGCGGGCCGGTACCGACGCCGCCGTCGCGTTCGGCCGGTCCTGGGCCCCGGACCTGGTCGTGCACGACCAGCTGAGCCTGGAGGGCCCGCTGGTCTCCGCGGTGACGGGCGCGCCGTCAGTGCTGCACCTGTGGGGGCCTGCCGGCACCGCCGACGCGTTCGCCCCGGTCGGTGGCGAGCAGGCGGGTCTGCCGCAGGACCTCTCCGACGCCTTCACCCGGTACGGCGCCGGGACGCTCAGCCACGACCTCGCCGACCACGTACTCGACCCCTGCCCGCCCCCGCTGCGGACCGCCGTGGCCGGGCGCGACGCCGGCATCCGTTACGTCCCCTACAACGGCCCCGGGGCTGCCCCGCTCGACCTGCCCGAGCCGGACGGGCGACGGCCGCGGGTCTGCGTGATCTGGGGCCGGTCGGTGACCAGGACGTTCGGACCGGTCGTGAACCGGCTGCCACAGGCCGTCCGGGCCGCCGCCGACCTCGGTGCCGAGGTGCTGCTGCTGGCCCGGCCGGAGGACGCCCGCGACGCCGGCCCGCTCCCCGACGGCGTGCGTCCGTTCCACGAGGTCCCGCTGAGCCTGGTGCTGCCGGGCTGCGAAGCGGTCGTGCACTACGCCGGTGCTGGTTCGGTGATGACCGCGCTGACCGCGGGCGTGCCGCAGCTGTCGGTGCCCTGCGGGTTCGACCAGCCGATGGTCGCCGAGCGCCTGAGCGCGACCGGGGCCGGTCTGCACGTGCACAACCTCGACGCGGATGCCGCGACTCTGGGCGGCGCCCTGGAGAAGCTGATCGGACAGCCGTCCTACGCCGACGCGGCCCGCGACCTCGCCCGGCGGTGCGCCGCCATGCCCAGCCCGGCCGAGGTCGTCGCGGACCTGGAGGCGCTGGCCGCCCGTTAG